One window from the genome of Rhodococcus sp. ABRD24 encodes:
- the kdpF gene encoding K(+)-transporting ATPase subunit F has translation MTVAGTVSVAVVAIAAALVIYLLIALLNPERF, from the coding sequence ATGACCGTTGCCGGGACGGTCAGCGTCGCCGTCGTCGCGATCGCCGCTGCCCTTGTGATCTACCTGCTCATCGCGCTCCTGAACCCCGAGCGGTTCTAG